Proteins from a genomic interval of Cyclopterus lumpus isolate fCycLum1 chromosome 18, fCycLum1.pri, whole genome shotgun sequence:
- the nhsl2 gene encoding NHS-like protein 2 — translation MGTPQKPRWGHLKSQDGDTPKAKMGTPQEPKWGHPKSQNGDTPKAKMGTPQEPTWGHLKSQRGDTSKANVGTPRKPRWGHPKSQDGDTSKAKMGTPQKPRWGHPESQDGDTPKAKMGTPQKPRWGHLKSQDGDTPKAKMGTPQKPRWGHLKSQDFEEQLYDTKLTGQTFRHPSSDGTSTSLSRSPVSLNNKRSDFIFLPASKQLYDDETTSSVFGLRSVVDPSPSPTPSPCGSDRPPPPPGWSGNAATAGPPVADKPRLQLGRRTPGHFLPLDVTGEGRGGRFHGVDLLQHSPNTSPSPGEPSPHQPRSLEPVTDTLHQNLRLRKTHSDLDTTLTAGDTPDHLHPGTMDTSGLLCSNTPSSSWNGPKGSTFSPGAWNEPYNYNANKGPAVPPKQHSVIGNAGGGMQDGVMLVSSGQSVSSHSSSFTSVSNPSGRGGNTMPGISLAAAMMGKRSETEGAAADGGRGGGGGGGGGGVAEEGRGRERSARSIAAANAFKFRERSLSTPTDSGSFCFTEGGLGQPDGNILPTGNGNATALTDHQQQHHHFLGLGENYALLYPRGSSEDSTSTADTISVTASDYSADGHLRLRSRSISLKKSKRKPPPPVRSVSLMKNLGEAEGRIHHGGGLYRDGRPKSLHIPRDHFTDFQSDFLLPSSSCSSKPSVVERELGRGCTDGPPSLEVQAPEREGETELTLPSHWQLGEWKNDPYRSLSGSSTATGTTVIECMKVRGSSESLLDSPSTSRATSPSQLSIETDIKASSPFKPPGLMSPSSGYSSQSETPTLTVPLNHMSGHGTIGTLGCKLRPKIPERKSSLPSPKDPCARSRLSFEMPGNAHLELSSIKPKQKASRRHSDTSTAVKPGKSSPNSSQALPVVTQNELKTIRLRSVSRGDLEDCPDGASDTIEEEQHGRDFCEDPSPPPTLPKPKPPVAVKPPLPKRPLNLLFKSSSPSSTSPLALESPPGSPVDRPVPLGNIYKVMRKPKPKKPPPQTTSPSVLPDLTTSPQTAYDHPFLHHSRSLFDLPPLPDPQPLLEDPTMEPEFDTNPEVRLGPGDGGSLPSQCNNQEAPELQDKSKTLPSRMTISCLAELSDKKKPKVPPPVPKKPNVLLLPSSVHSSTNGSTERQTPRADSPVGLRSPGGTFPPEEFHGSPGVPEMPEQDEDHLEIYEESSKESSLHDSSLTELEWKMGSTEIEADDSAANEKSVLHIAEETDDVAGAPATHTTEDLFTIIHRSKRKVLGRKEPTDSFGSRQSLVSPVKHSGGGCGTDFRNMTLGSQRSSSRNDNFMALLQKKGSKASGGGARVSAMELLKSTNPLARRVTESAPGEAGDAAAYGNSKPNDQ, via the exons ATGGGGACACCCCAAAAGCCAAGATGGGGACACCTCAAAAGCCAAGATGGGGACACCCCAAAAGCCAAGATGGGGACACCCCAAGAGCCAAAATGGGGACACCCCAAAAGCCAAAATGGGGACACCCCAAAAGCCAAAATGGGGACACCCCAAGAGCCAACGTGGGGACACCTCAAAAGCCAACGTGGGGACACCTCAAAAGCCAACGTGGGGACACCCCGAAAGCCAAGATGGGGACACCCCAAAAGCCAAGATGGGGACACCTCAAAAGCCAAGATGGGGACACCTCAAAAGCCAAGGTGGGGACACCCCGAAAGCCAAGATGGGGACACCCCAAAAGCCAAGATGGGGACACCCCAAAAGCCAAGGTGGGGACACCTCAAAAGCCAAGATGGGGACACCCCGAAAGCCAAGATGGGGACACCCCAAAAGCCAAGATGGGGACACCTCAAAAGCCAAG actttGAGGAGCAGTTGTACGACACCAAGCTGACCGGTCAGACTTTCAGGCATCCGTCATCCGACGGCACGTCCACCTCGCTCAGCCGATCGCCCGTCTCCCTCAACAACAAGAGATCGGACTTCATCTTcctg CCGGCGTCCAAACAGCTCTACGACGATGAAACCACCTCCTCTGTGTTTGGACTGAGGTCCGTGGTCgacccctctccctccccgaCCCCGTCGCCCTGCGGCTCAGACCGCCCACCGCCGCCGCCGGGTTGGAGCGGCAACGCCGCGACCGCCGGACCGCCCGTCGCAGACAAACCGCGCCTGCAGCTCGGGAGGCGCACCCCGGGTCACTTCCTGCCGCTCGACGTCACAG GTGAAGGTAGAGGAGGGAGATTCCACGGCGTCGACCTCCTCCAGCACTCCCCGAACACatccccctctccgggggagcCCTCCCCCCACCAGCCCCGCTCCCTGGAACCCGTCACGGACACCTTGCACCAGAACCTCCGCCTGAGGAAGACCCACTCGGACCTCGACACAACCTTAaccgcag GAGACACTCCGGACCATCTCCACCCAGGAACTATGGACACCTCTGGGCTGCTGTGCTCAAacacaccctcctcttcctggaaCGGACCCAAGGGCTCCACCTTTTCACCCGGGGCGTGGAACGAGCCGTACAATTACAACGCGAACAAAGGCCCGGCGGTCCCGCCAAAACAGCACAGCGTCATCGGAAACGCCGGAGGCGGGATGCAGGACGGGGTGATGTTGGTGAGCTCGGGACAGTCGGTGAGCTCGCACTCCAGTTCGTTTACGTCCGTGAGCAACCCTTCCGGGAGAGGAGGGAACACCATGCCGGGGATTTCACTGGCAGCGGCGATGATGGGGAAGCGGAGCGAGACGGAAGGGGCTGCAGCGGacggagggaggggaggtggaggtggtggtggcggAGGGGGGGTTGCGGAGGAAGGTAGAGGGCGCGAGAGGTCGGCACGTTCCATCGCGGCGGCAAACGCCTTCAAGTTCCGGGAGCGTTCCCTTTCTACGCCCACGGATTCTGGTTCCTTCTGCTTTACGGAAGGTGGTTTAGGGCAGCCAGACGGGAACATCTTGCCCACAGGGAACGGGAATGCTACGGCACTGACAGACCACCAACAACAGCATCATCACTTCCTGGGTTTGGGTGAGAACTATGCACTTCTCTACCCTAGAGGGAGCTCCGAGGACAGCACCAGTACCGCCGACACGATCTCCGTCACGGCTTCGGACTACAGCGCTGACGGCCACTTGCGCCTACGCTCGCGCTCCATCTCGCTGAAGAAATCCAAGCGCAAGCCACCCCCTCCTGTGAGGAGCGTCTCTCTCATGAAGAACCTCGGAGAAGCCGAGGGGCGAATCCACCATGGAGGCGGACTTTACCGGGATGGCCGGCCAAAGAGCCTGCACATCCCCAGGGACCACTTCACGGACTTCCAGTCCGATTTCCTCCTGCCCAGCTCGTCCTGCTCTTCTAAACCCAGTGTTGTAGAGCGGGAGCTGGGCCGTGGATGCACCGATGGACCGCCGAGCCTGGAGGTTCAGGCAcccgagagggagggagagacagagctgaCCTTACCCTCTCACTGGCAGCTGGGGGAGTGGAAGAACGACCCTTACAG GTCTCTATCAGGCTCCAGCACAGCAACAGGTACCACAGTGATTGAATGTATGAAAGTCAGAGGCAGCTCGGAGTCCCTGCTTGattctccctccacctccagagCGACCTCACCCTCACAGCTCTCCATAGAAACGGACATCAAGGCGTCCTCGCCCTTCAAACCCCCGGGACTCATGTCCCCGTCAAGTGGCTattccagccaatcagagactcCCACCCTAACTGTTCCCCTCAATCACATGTCAGGTCACGGGACAATAGGGACATTGGGTTGTAAGTTGCGTCCAAAGATCCCAGAAAGGAAATCTTCGCTACCGTCGCCCAAGGACCCGTGTGCGAGGTCTAGATTGTCCTTTGAGATGCCAGGGAATGCACATCTGGAGCTGTCATCCATCAAGCCAAAGCAAAAGGCTAGCAGGCGACATTCTGACACCTCAACGGCGGTGAAGCCGGGGAAAAGCAGTCCCAACTCCTCGCAGGCATTGCCTGTGGTTACCCAGAATGAGCTGAAGACCATTCGGCTTCGCTCCGTTTCCCGTGGTGACTTGGAGGACTGCCCCGACGGGGCGTCTGACACCATCGAAGAGGAACAGCACGGTCGAGACTTTTGTGAGGACCCCAGCCCGCCACCCACCCTACCCAAACCCAAACCACCTGTCGCTGTAAAGCCCCCGTTGCCCAAGCGGCCCCTAAACCTGCTCTTCAagtcttcttccccctcctcaaCTTCCCCCCTAGCCCTCGAGTCACCTCCTGGCTCACCCGTGGACCGGCCTGTGCCCCTGGGCAACATCTACAAAGTCATGAGGAAACCCAAACCCAAAAAACCTCCACCACAAACAACAAGTCCCTCAGTTCTTCCAGATTTGACCACCTCTCCACAAACTGCCTATGATCATCCATTCCTCCACCACTCCCGGTCTCTCTTCGATCTCCCTCCACTTCCGGACCCCCAGCCCCTCCTTGAAGACCCGACAATGGAGCCTGAATTTGACACAAACCCGGAGGTTCGTCTTGGTCCTGGGGACGGAGGATCACTCCCCTCTCAATGCAACAACCAGGAGGCTCCCGAGCTCCAGGACAAAAGCAAGACCCTCCCCTCAAGGATGACAATCTCCTGTCTGGCAGAGCTGTCGGACAAAAAGAAACCCAAG GTTCCACCTCCAGTCCCCAAGAAGCCGAATGTGCTGCTTCTTCCCTCGTCGGTCCACTCCTCCACTAATGGGAGCACAGAACGTCAGACCCCCCGGGCTGACAGCCCCGTGGGCCTCCGGTCCCCTGGAGGAACATTCCCACCAGAAGAGTTTCACGGTTCTCCTGGTGTTCCCGAAATGCCAGAGCAAGATGAGGACCACTTGGAAATATACGAGGAGAGCTCAAAAGAGTCATCCCTTCATGATTCATCTCTCACAGAGCTGGAATGGAAAATGGGAAGCACTGAGATTGAGGCGG ACGACTCTGCAGCCAACGAGAAGTCGGTACTGCACATCGCCGAGGAAACGGACGATGTGGCCGGCGCACCCGCAACACACACCACCGAAGACCTGTTCACTATTATTCACAG GTCCAAGCGAAAGGTCCTCGGCCGCAAGGAGCCGACGGACTCCTTCGGTAGCCGGCAAAGTCTCGTGTCCCCGGTGAAGCACAGCGGCGGCGGCTGCGGCACCGACTTCCGGAACATGACCTTGGGCAGCCAGAGGTCGAGCTCCCGCAACGACAACTTCATGGCCCTGCTTCAGAAGAAAGGCAGCAAGGCGTCCGGCGGAGGTGCCAGAGTCTCCGCCATGGAGCTCCTCAAAAGCACAAACCCTTTGGCGCGGCGGGTCACGGAGTCGGCGCCGGGCGAGGCAGGAGACGCGGCGGCGTACGGGAACAGCAAACCCAACGATCAATGA